One window from the genome of Actinopolymorpha sp. NPDC004070 encodes:
- the istB gene encoding IS21-like element helper ATPase IstB, with translation MTTTATLRLSAAPADGLPSMIAYLTRVLKTPTIGAFWEELATQARDENWSHEEYLAALLQRQVADRESKGSIMRIRTAHFPAAKTLEDFNLDHLPSLRRDLLAHLATGTFVAKAENVILLGPPGIGKTHLAIGLGVKAAHAGYSVLFDTASNWITRLAAAHHAGRLEAELKKIRRYKLIIIDEVGYIPFDQDAANLFFQLIASRYEQGSVMVTSNLPFGRWGETFSDDVVAAAMIDRLVHHAEVLTLTGDSYRTRQRRELLAKENRTNRR, from the coding sequence GTGACCACCACCGCGACTCTGCGTCTGTCTGCCGCACCGGCGGACGGGTTGCCGTCGATGATCGCCTACCTGACCCGGGTGTTGAAGACCCCGACCATCGGCGCGTTCTGGGAAGAACTCGCCACCCAGGCCCGCGATGAGAACTGGTCGCACGAGGAGTACCTGGCCGCACTCCTGCAGCGTCAGGTCGCCGACCGGGAGTCCAAGGGCTCCATCATGCGGATCCGCACCGCCCACTTCCCGGCCGCGAAGACGCTGGAGGACTTCAACCTCGACCACCTGCCCTCGCTGCGCCGGGACCTGCTCGCCCACCTGGCCACCGGCACCTTCGTCGCCAAAGCCGAGAACGTGATCCTGCTCGGGCCGCCCGGCATCGGCAAGACCCACCTGGCGATCGGCCTCGGGGTCAAGGCCGCCCACGCCGGCTACTCCGTCCTGTTCGACACCGCCAGCAACTGGATCACCCGGCTCGCCGCCGCCCACCACGCCGGGCGGCTGGAGGCCGAGCTGAAGAAGATCCGCCGCTACAAGCTGATCATCATCGACGAAGTTGGCTACATCCCCTTCGACCAGGACGCGGCGAACCTGTTCTTCCAGCTCATCGCCTCACGCTACGAACAAGGCTCGGTCATGGTCACTTCGAACCTGCCGTTCGGACGCTGGGGTGAAACGTTCTCCGACGACGTAGTGGCCGCAGCCATGATCGACCGGCTCGTCCACCACGCCGAGGTCCTCACCCTCACCGGCGACTCCTACCGCACCCGCCAACGCCGCGAGCTCCTCGCCAAAGAGAACCGCACCAACCGCCGCTGA